AGAAGGAGTGCCATAGAAATATGGCCGCAGAGAAATGGCCCAAGCAACTGTTTAGCAAAAACACAGGTCTATGCAAAACCGAAAGGTGAGGTATATGGGCTGACGCCTGCCCGGTGCTGGAAGGTTAAGAGGAGAGGTTAGAGCAATCGAAGCTTTGAATTTAAGCCCCAGTAAACGGCGGCCGTAACTATAACGGTCCTAAGGTAGCGAAATTCCTTGTCGGGTAAGTTCCGACCCGCACGAAAGGCGTAATGATTTGGGCACTGTCTCAACAACACACCCGGTGAAATTGAAATACCAGTGAAGATGCTGGTTACCTGCGCCAGGACGGAAAGACCCCATGGAGCTTTACTCCAGTTTGATACTGGGATTCGGTACTGTCTGTACAGGATAGGTGGGAGGCTAGGAAATGGTGACGCCAGTTGCCATGGAGCCAACCTTGGGATACCACCCTTACAGTACTGGGTTTCTAACCTGCAGCCGTGACCCGGCTGGGGGACAATGTCTGACGGGGAGTTTGACTGGGGCGGTCGCCTCCGAAAGAGTATCGGAGGCGCTCAAAGGTTCCCTCAGAACGGTTGGAAACCGTTCGAAGAGTGCAAAGGCAGAAGGGAGCTTGACTGCGACACCGACGGGTGGAGCAGATACGAAAGTAGGACTTAGTGATCCGGTGGTATAAAGTGGGATTGCCATCGCTCAACGGATAAAAGCTACCCTGGGGATAACAGGCTTATCACTCCCAAGAGTTCACATCGACGGAGTGGTTTGGCACCTCGATGTCGGCTCATCGCATCCTGGAGCTGTAGCAGGTTCCAAGGGTTGGGCTGTTCGCCCATTAAAGCGGTACGCGAGCTGGGTTCAGAACGTCGTGAGACAGTTCGGTCCCTATCCGGCGTGGGCGTAGGATATTTGAGAGGAGCTGTCCTTAGTACGAGAGGACCGGGATGGACAAACCTCTGGTGTATCTGTTGTTTTACCAAAGGCATGGCAGAGTAGCCAAGTTTGGCAGGGATAAACGCTGAAGGCATCTAAGCGTGAAGCCCCCCTCAAGATAAGATATCCCATCTTCGGAGTAAGACCCCTTGAAGACTACAAGGTTGATAGGCTTTGAGTGTAAGTGCGGTAACGCACTGAGCTGAGAAGTACTAATAGGTCGAGGACTTATCCTTAGAGGTTTCTAAGAGATAAGCTTTGGAGATACGCAAGTGTGTAAGATATCTGCAAGGTGCAGAATCTAAGGCATACACAGTAAAGAATAAAGTTTACTTTGAAACAGTCGTTGGTTATTAGATGGGGTTAGGTTACTAGCTTTCTGTGTGAAATTCTGAAGGTACAAGTAAAAAAGTACTTGCATTTTCAAGTCAAATGTGTTATTATTGACTAAGACGCCGTGGTTTACCAGGTGATATTCCTCGATAGCTCAATGGTAGAGCACTCGGCTGTTAACCGAGGGGTTGTAGGTTCGAGCCCTACTCGGGGAGCTGCTTTTAAAAACCTGGCCCCATGGTCAAGCGGTTAAGACATCGCCCTTTCACGGCGGTAACACGGGTTCAAATCCCGTTGGGGTCATTTGACAATTTAATATGCCGATGTGGCTCAATTGGCAGAGCAGCTGATTTGTAATCAGCAGGTTATCGGTTCGAGTCCGATCATCGGCTTTTTGCTTAAAGCAAGAAGTTGCCAAAAGCAATAAATGGGTGGATTCCCGAGTGGCCAAAGGGGACAGACTGTAAATCTGCTGCGTAATGCTTCGATGGTTCGAATCCATCTCCGCCCATTTTATTTTTTTGCCGCGGGGTGGAGCAGTCTGGAAGCTCGTCGGGCTCATAACCCGAAGGTCATAGGTTCAAATCCTGTCCCCGCTACTTTTATGTAAGCCCAGATAGCTCAGTTGGTAGAGCAGAGGACTGAAAATCCTCGTGTCGCTGGTTCGATTCCAGCTTTGGGCACTAAACAAAGAGATTAAGATGAAAGCTGAAACTGTTAAAGGTTTCAGCTTTTTATTTTATAAAAGTGTATTGTAAATTATATTGGAATAACAGAGGAGGATATTGTTTATATGGTATTCAATGTAGGTCAGGTTATAAAGATGAAAAAAGCTCATCCATGTGGAACTAACGCTTGGGAGATACTCCGGGTTGGAATGGACTTCAGACTTAGATGTACTGGATGTGATCACCAGGTGATGGTGTCCAGAAAACTGGTTGAAAAGAATTTTAAAGGTTTTATAGAAGAGAAGTAAAGTAAAATTTGTAAAAACGTATAAAATATTGGAGTAATAATAAAAAATACCTTCAAAAATAATGTTGATCAAGACAAGAAAAAAATGTAATAAAAGAAACAGGATTATGACTAGGCGATCATAATCCTGTTTCTTTTATATAAGTTTTTTTGTGAGCTGGTATGGGAGAATATGTCTCATAAACTAGCAATTACCCTCTGTTCATGCAATCCATAGGGAGGAGCGCAGCCGTTTGGCGACTGCGCCAATTAAGGGATTGGGGGTGTAGTCATTGCTGACTACAAAAGGGAGTAAATAACAAAAAATAGTAAATTGTCAATGTTATAAAATTGTAGTTGTAAGCAACTGCTGTAATCTGTATTACTCATTCATCTCTTGCTTACAAACTGATAATATGACAAATGGAATAATATTGCAATAGCTTTGCAAGCTTTCAAGCCATAATACCATATAAGTTGGCGATTGTGACTGTTTTTGATCATATATTACTCAAATACACGCGAATAAATGATTATAAACTAATGCATATGCTCAAACAATCTAAAAAAATCAAATGGTAAGACAACAAGCGTGAGTTGCGCACATTTTGGTTGCGCGCACATAGACAAAACAAGAAAGAAATAAATGAACAATATAAGAATAAGGGAAATAGCAAAAGAAATAATAAAAGAGAAAATAAAAGAAGCAGAATCGTTTTTAGGCTATCATGATTCTGCTTCTTTTATATATAAGTTTTTTGTGAGCTGATATGGGAAAGTATGTCTCATAAACTAGCTTTTACCCGCTTTTAATTCCCTGAACCATTATCGAAATCCTAAGGGAGGGGTACAGCCGCTCGGCGGCTGTACCAATTAAGGGATTGGGGTGTAGTCATTGCTGACTACAAAAAGGGAGTAAATAACAAAAAATAGTAAATTGTCAATGTTATAAAATTGTGGTCGTAAGCAATTGTCATAGTCTGTATGACTCGTTCATCTCTTGCTTACAAGCTGATAATATGACAAAAATGTTTTTAGTGCAATAGCATTTGACTGTTTTCCACCATATTTACATATTTATAATAAATTTTGACTGTTTTTGATTGAAAATGCATATTGTAAGGTGATTGCATGAATATAAAAAATAAAATAAAAAGGTTATTAATACTGTTCAAACAACCGGTTTATATGATATAACTTTAATTATGTGACGTGATAATACATTATCTTACAATGAATTATCACATACAAATACTATACAAAAAGAAAAAGATCAGGGAGGATCAAGATGAAGAGCAGCAAGAAAAATCTAATTGCTATCGCCGTGGTGATTTTGATTATCGCGGTTCTTGGAATTGTGTCCATATATGTGGATAAGATTCCATCACCATCGACCTATGCAACGTTCTGGGCGCTTGTACCATCGGTTGTGGCCATCACACTTGCTCTTATAACAAAAGAAGTTTACAGTTCACTTTTTATAGGAATTGTAATAGGCGGTGTGTTTGCATCAGGTTTTAGTTTTACAGGTAGTATATCAAACGTATTGCAGGATGGACTTATAGCTCAGCTTTCAGATTCCTACAATGTGGGTATACTTATATTCCTTGTCATCCTGGGAACGATAGTTGCCCTTATGAACAAGGCTGGAGGTTCAAAGGCATTTGGAGACTGGGCAGCGACTCATATCAAGACCAGACAGGGCGCGCAGCTCTGTACAGTACTGTTAGGTGTACTTATATTTATTGATGATTATTTCAATTGTCTCACGGTTGGTAGTGTCATGAAGCCAGTGACTGACAAACACAGGATATCGAGAGCGAAGTTTGCGTATGTTATAGATGCCACAGCAGCACCTATATGTATTATTGCACCGGTGTCATCCTGGGCTGCGGCTGTCAGTGGATTTGTAAAAGGTGAGGATGGATTTGGCCTGTTTATAAAGGCTATACCATATAACTATTACTCATTCCTAACTTTGGCTATGATGATTGCCATGATAGTTATGAAGGTAGAGTTTGGCCCTATGGAAAAGCACGAACTGAATGCGCTGAAGGGTGATCTTCTCTCACTTGGAGATGGGAAGAAAACTGTCACAGCTGAGGAGACAGACGTTGTCAACAGTAATGGAAAGGTTATAGATCTTATAATACCGATCATCTGTCTTGTTGTATGCTGTGTTATAGGAATGATCTACACAGGTGGATTTTTCAGTGGAACAGGATTTGTCGAGGCATTTTCGAACAGTGATGCTTCAGTTGGACTAGCAATAGGAAGTTTGTTTGGTCTGCTGATCACTATCTTATTATATGTGATAAGAGGTGTACTTGACTTTAGTAAATGTATGGAGGCGATACCTGAGGGCTTCAAGGCTATGGTTCCTGCAATATTGATTCTGACATTTGCATGGACTCTTAAGGGAACCACAGATATGATGGGCGCAAAGGATTTCGTGCAGAATGCTATGGAATCAGCGTCAGGAAGTCTGTTCAGCCTTTTGCCGGCGGTTATATTCATTGTAGGTTGCCTTATGGCATTCGCTACAGGAACATCATGGGGAACATTTGGAATACTCATTCCTATCGTGTGTGCTGTATTTGAGGGAAAAAACAACGAGCTTATGATAGTAGCTATCTCAGCATGTATGGCGGGAGCTGTATGCGGAGATCACTGCTCACCTATATCAGATACCACGATAATGGCATCAGCCGGAGCACAGTGCAACCATGTAAACCATGTATCAACACAGCTTCCATATGCCATAACGGCTGCAGCGCTGTCATTTATATCATACGCTATAGTCGGACCGCTCACATACAGACTGCATGTTAAGTGGTTTGTGATGCTGCCAATATTTATAGCACTTATGGTTCTGTTTGTATTTATACTTAAGGTTATCAAACAGAAAAATCCGGAAAGTTATGCAAGTGCCGACACAAAGGTGGCTGACGCAGAATAATAAAGTATTTAAGTAATAAAATGAAAAAAGTGTTGACTTATAAGTGAGTATAAGTTAATATGTGAGAGTAGAGTTTTCATTTATTTGAATCCTCTCTCCCCTCATTATGGTGACCAGGTAATCCCTGGTCACTTTTTTTGCTTATAATTATATAATATAGGGAATTCTATGAGAAAATTAATATGAAATAGCTTTATATTTGTTAATTTGAGTTGATATGTGATATGGTATATTCTGTAAAAGGCAGTTAATGTTACATATGCTGAAAGCAGTGGTATAAAGGTAAAAGGAAAGTGAGTAAAAATGCAGGAAAACACAGAATTAAACAGGGAGATATCAAACGAGGAGATACAGAAAGCCGTAGGGATAATAAACAGGCTTTTCAGTTATTATAACAGCAAAGTTGTTGGACAGCCAGGACTGGGATATTCACTTTTGGTCGCAATGATGACAAATGGACATGTTCTGCTGGAGTCAGTCCCGGGACTTGCTAAGACGACTGCAGCCCGCGTTATGACTGAGGCGGTGAATGGTTCTTTTTCAAGGATACAGTGCACACCGGATCTTATACCAAGTGATATCATAGGAACTCAGATGTACAATATGGCGACAAATACATTTGAGGATAAGATCGGTCCAGTATATTCCAATTTTGTACTTCTCGATGAGATCAATAGATCAAGTGCAAAGACTCAGAGCGCTATGCTTGAGGCGATGCAGGAAAGGGAGGTAAGTATAGGGGGCAAGACCTACAAGCTCCCGGAGGTGTTCGTTGTAATAGCGACACAGAATCCGATAGAATCCGAGGGTACATACGTGCTGTCTGAGGCTCAGCTTGATAGATTCCTTCTGAAGGAGACACTCACATATCCAAATCCGGCAGATGAGATTGAGATATTAAACAGAGTGGAGTCAGATGTATTTACAAATATCAGCGCGGTGGCATCCATGGAGGATGTGCTGTATCTTCAGAAGCTGTGCAGGAGAGTATATATAGATCCGGCTATAAAGAAATACATAGTCGATATTGTTCAGGCGTCGAGAAATACTGATAAATTTATGGATCCAAAGCTTGCCCAGTATGTTGCCATGGGAGCAAGTACAAGAGCGGCAATAGCATTTATGGAGACTGCAAAGGCGGTTGCACTCATAAATGGCAGAAGATACTGCGTGCCTGACGATGTAAAGGCACTTAGATATTCGGTTCTCAGACACAGGATCATGCTGACATTTGCCGCTGTGGCAGATGACATAAAGGTAGAACAGATAATAGATGCGATCGTAGGTGCTGTAAAGACTCCATAGCCTACGGTGCTGACCGCAGATGGAAAATGGAACTTCTTCAGAGAGAGCAGGTAAAAATATATGAAGATGACATATGTCCCTCTCATACAGGGCAATATGAAAGGCATGAAGACGATCTACACGACAAGGGCGACATCAAGGATAATTGACGGTTCATACAATTCCATATATAAGGGAAGAAGCATGAACTTTGACGAACTCAGAGAGTATGTTGCCGGGGACGATATAAAGGATGTGGATTGGAATGCGACTGCGCGCAGCCAGAAGGTCCTTGTTAGACAGTATATAGCGGAGAAAAAACATAATATTATGCTGGTACTCGACACTAACAGGAGAATGCTTGCAAACGCGAACGAGACGCAGGAAAAGAAAAACGTGGCGCTCATGGCGGCGGGAACTTTGGCATGTATGGTGAGTGCAAATGGAGATTATATAAGCGCAACGTATTCAGACAAATCATCCATTCGGCATTTCCCATTTAAGACAGGGCTTTTCAATGTGGAAAATATTATGGCAGCATATGACAGAGATACATCCATGGACAATGATTCAGATTTAAGTGCGGCACTCGAGTTCATATCAAAGAATATCAGAAGGAAGATGATCATGTTGATAGTTACAGATATGGATGGCATGAACAGACTTTCTGGCAGGCTTTTAAAACAGCTGAAGGCAACGAATGACATACTTCTGATATGTGTGGATGATGTCGATATAAAGGGAAAACGTGTCTATGACATGGCGGCAAGACATTATCTGCCGGATTTTATTTCGGAGGATAAAAAGATTGCCCGCAATGAAAAAATACGCAGACAGAAGGTTGCAGAGGAATGCGCGGAGAAGATGAAGTCCGTTGGAATGACATATCAGATCATTGATTCGACAGAGGACATGGATGAAAAGATAGCTGAACTGTTAGGCAGGCACAGGCAGGAGAGCTCAGCTGTCTACAGATAATCAGATGGATAAAGGAGAGTAAATATGGAGAGTTCAGTAAGCCTTCAGGAACCATTTTCATACGCGATATGGCCGATTGTGGCTGCTGGAGCAGTAGTGCTTGCAGTTCTGATATATTGGATCATCGTGTTTATCCGGAAAAGGTTTTCCAACAGGCCTAAAAAGCCTGTTGTGAGAGAATTGAGACCGGAGGACAAGGACAGGATAAGAAGGAAGTATATAGCTGAGCTTGATGTCATAGGCATGGATTTTGAAAATGGCAGACTGGATATTCGTCATGCCTACCAGAAGATGAGCATGTGTATAAGGAAGTTTGTGCATGAGATGACGGACATAAAGGTTCAGAACTATACACTCCGGGATATAGGAACTTTGGGTATTCCTGATCTGTATTCTCTGGTGGCAGAATATTATGCGCCGGAATTTGCACGCAGATCAGAAGGTGATGTCAGGAACTCGTTGGCCAGAACAAGGAGTGCGATAGAGAGATGGATATAAAATACATGTGGGTGATCTGGCTCGGAGCTGTGGTGGCACTGGGCATGGTCATCAGCCTGTTTATACGGAACAAGAAAAAAGGAAATACATATGAGGGCGGCAAGAAGATTGCAGGACCTTTATACAGCAGAGATGAAGATTATTTCAAGAGAAAGATGACGGTGTACAGATCCTGCATGGCGGCTTTGCTGATATTGAGTATTGTTGCTGTCGTGTCCGCATTTGTGATGATGGCCAGACCGTACAGCAAAGAGCGTGTTCAGGATGAGCGTTATTGCAGAGATATCATGTTGTGCATAGATATATCGACCTCAGTTGATTATCTGAATGAAAATCTTCTGGAGGAACTCAAGAAAACCGTGGATGAATTGCATGGAGAAAGATTTGGAATAGTCATATTTAACACAAGTCCGGTGTTATTGTCACCGCTCACGGATGACTATGAGTTCATAAAAGAACAGCTCGATATGATCGATAAAAGCTTGAAGGTCAGGAATTCAGAGGACGATTCGGATCTGTACAGCACAGATCTGAGTAGTATGTATGACTGGCTGTATTACGAAGGTTATATAACTTCGGGAACACTGGTTGGAAATGAGCAGAGGGGAAGTTCACTTATAGGTGACGGACTTGCGGCAGCAGCATGTGACTTTTCCGATAAGGATAAAACCAGAACAAAAATAATGATATTTTCAACTGATAACGATATTCAGGGAAATCCGGTGGCTACGCTGGATGATGCAGCTTCGATATGCAAGAACAATGGTGTGACTGTATATGGAGTCGGAACTAAGGAGATGACAGACGAGAACAGGGAATCCATGAAAAAAGCAGTGGAGAGTACAGGTGGTCAGTTTTTCATGGAAGAGGAGTCGGGAACGTTTGACCAGATAGTTACAGCCATAGAAAAAAGCAGTAAAAACCAGGTCGATGCAAAGATGATCGTACAGGAGAAGTCGAAGGTTGAATGGCCATTTGTGGCATTGCTGATAATATTTGTAATGATGACATGTATCGGCAGAGTCATAAAGCTGTGATATCACAGATGAGAACATAAATCAGATAAAAGCGGGTGGCAATTATGAAAATTGATCCAATAATACCGATCTGGCTGATGGGCATATTGTGTGTTGGAATGATCTTCCTAAAGAAGAGAAGCCGAATTGCGTATGTCAGACAGATAATAGCGATAGTCCTAGTATTTCTCATAAATCTCAGGATTATGGTTCCAAGTGATAATGTCAGCTCAAATACGCAGACGTTGGATACATATGTGCTGTTTGTGGTGGATGACACGATAAGCATGCTTGCACGTGATTATGACGGAGATACGGAGAGACTTACTGCGGTCAAGAAGGACTGCGGTCATATAATAGAAGAACTTGACGGAGCAAAGTTTGCGGTGATCAGTTTTAACAACAATGCGAATCTGGTGGCGCCATTTACAAACAATTCACAGTATGCAGAGGATGTGATAGATTCATTGTATCCACTTGAGCAGTTGTATGCAGAAGGCACATCCATGAATGTCAGCATTGATGTGATGACAGATACGCTCAAGAGGGCCAGGGAAAAGGCCGATGGAAGTGTTGTTGTGTTCTTCATAAGCGACGGTGAGATCACAAATGAAGAGAATTTGAAATCGTTCAAGTCGGCTGCCAAATATGTTGATGGCGGCGCCGTGCTAGGATACGGCACAACAGAGGGCGGCAATATGTATATGAAGTCAAGCTATACAGGTCAGGATGAGCTCATTGAAGATACCTCATCCTATCCGAGAAAGCCTGCTGTGTCAGTGATCGATGAAGACAATCTGAAAAGCATTGCAGATGATATGGACGTTAAATATATCAATATGAACGACGCTTCAAACATTGACACTACGATCAATAAGATCAAGAGGGAGTCTGCATCGGAGAGCAAAGACGGAAAGGTTTCAGGATATGCTGATATATATTATATATTTGCGGCTATGCTGGTACTGGTCATGATATGGGAGTTTATCGATATCAGAAGAAAGTCCGGAGAACTTGCCTGGCGAAAGGAACAGATATGATAAAAAAGATCGTTACGGGACTAGGTATAGCGGGACTGCTGTGTCTGGTACCATTGTCAGTCAATTATATATGCAATATGCGGTTTATCAGAAATTATGACAAGGGGATATATAAAAGCAGCGAGGTAAATCAGGTTCTGGGTTTTTTTCAGCCGTATATATATCATTATAATAATGGAAATGTTTATTACAATGAGGAAGATTACCAGGGAGCTGAGGAGGAGTACAGGACCGCACTTGGATACAAGCCGCGTGGGGAAAGAGACTGTATGACAAGGATAAATCTTGCATTAGCTATAGTGAAACAGATAGATCCTGAGTCAGTAAACGCAGAGAATCTTGATGAGACGATTGAGCTTCTTGATGATGCCAGAAATATACTGGTGGAAAATGGCTGTGCGCACAGGAATGACGAGGATGGTCACAACAAGGATGCACAGACACTCAAGGATGAGATAGATGCTTTTGAGGAACAGCTGAAGCAGTCAGTTCAGGATCAGGAATCATCTGGAGGTTCGGATGATAAGGATCAGCAAAATGATAATGATACCCCGGATGACAGTGATGGAGAAAAGGGATCGAGCTCTGCATCGGAGGAGGAAAAGATAAAGGAAAAACTTCAGGAGATACAGGGGGACAGTTTAAAACAGCGAAACAGCGAGATGGATACCTATGAGACATACAAAGACGGCTACAATTACTATAATGGACGGACATGGTAAGGGTATGACTTGGGCAGTGCGTATGCTTAACAGTCATTAAATTACAATATAAAACTTGCGAATTGGTATTCATCGGGTTATAATACTGCTAGTTATGGGCATTTATGGCTTATGGACAATATAAGGAGAAAGAAAAAGCGATGATTAATGAGGAAAAAGTCATATTGATGACGAAGATCGCCATGTATAAGGAATCCCTCGGAAAGGAAGATCTTGAAAAGGGAAAGTATTTTCAGAGCGATTATGTAAAACTTAATTGTCTGAAGACTATTGTTTCTTCAACCGTTTTGTTTGTGGTAGTTGCGGTTGCATACATTTATTACAATATAGGTTCTATCGTTGAACAGTTGACGGAACTTGATTACCTAAGTGTTGCGGGTGAGATTATAGGAAGCTATGCTATAGTTTGCCTGGGATTTGCATTGTTTGCCTGGGTATTATATACATATAGATATATGAAGGCAAAGCCAAAACTCATCAAGTATAATCAGAACCTCAAGAAGCTGATTGAATTTTATGAGAAAGAAGAGCGGACAAAGGGTTCTGAAAAAAGAAAGAGGAGGGCTAAGTAATTATGACAGCACTTTTGTCATTCCGAGATGGAGTAAAGGATTTCTGTAGTAAATATGATAAGTTCGTATCGCCTCTGTGCAAGTTTATATTGGCGATAGTGATGTTCTGGTCGATAGCACATCTTACAGGATATAACAGCATGATGAGCAGTATGGTAGTTGTTCTTGCAGCTTCGTTTGTATGTGCGTTTCTTTCAGATTCACTCACACTTGCTATCGGCGGTGTGTATGCATGTGCTCAGGTTGCGAGTGCGAGCATTGAGCTAGGAATCACTTTTGTGATAATATTTGTGATCATGTATTGTGTATACATAAGATTTTTTCCAAAGGCGTCATGGGTCATCATGTTTATGCCATTTTTGTACATCATCAAGTTCGCATATTTTATGCCGCTCCTTGCGGGAATGCTTATCGGATTTGCTGGAATGATACCGGCTGCATTTGGATGTATATTCTATTTCTTTATGAAGTATACCGCA
This sequence is a window from Coprococcus eutactus. Protein-coding genes within it:
- a CDS encoding tetratricopeptide repeat protein, whose product is MIKKIVTGLGIAGLLCLVPLSVNYICNMRFIRNYDKGIYKSSEVNQVLGFFQPYIYHYNNGNVYYNEEDYQGAEEEYRTALGYKPRGERDCMTRINLALAIVKQIDPESVNAENLDETIELLDDARNILVENGCAHRNDEDGHNKDAQTLKDEIDAFEEQLKQSVQDQESSGGSDDKDQQNDNDTPDDSDGEKGSSSASEEEKIKEKLQEIQGDSLKQRNSEMDTYETYKDGYNYYNGRTW
- a CDS encoding DUF951 domain-containing protein — translated: MVFNVGQVIKMKKAHPCGTNAWEILRVGMDFRLRCTGCDHQVMVSRKLVEKNFKGFIEEK
- a CDS encoding DUF58 domain-containing protein → MKMTYVPLIQGNMKGMKTIYTTRATSRIIDGSYNSIYKGRSMNFDELREYVAGDDIKDVDWNATARSQKVLVRQYIAEKKHNIMLVLDTNRRMLANANETQEKKNVALMAAGTLACMVSANGDYISATYSDKSSIRHFPFKTGLFNVENIMAAYDRDTSMDNDSDLSAALEFISKNIRRKMIMLIVTDMDGMNRLSGRLLKQLKATNDILLICVDDVDIKGKRVYDMAARHYLPDFISEDKKIARNEKIRRQKVAEECAEKMKSVGMTYQIIDSTEDMDEKIAELLGRHRQESSAVYR
- a CDS encoding VWA domain-containing protein, which gives rise to MDIKYMWVIWLGAVVALGMVISLFIRNKKKGNTYEGGKKIAGPLYSRDEDYFKRKMTVYRSCMAALLILSIVAVVSAFVMMARPYSKERVQDERYCRDIMLCIDISTSVDYLNENLLEELKKTVDELHGERFGIVIFNTSPVLLSPLTDDYEFIKEQLDMIDKSLKVRNSEDDSDLYSTDLSSMYDWLYYEGYITSGTLVGNEQRGSSLIGDGLAAAACDFSDKDKTRTKIMIFSTDNDIQGNPVATLDDAASICKNNGVTVYGVGTKEMTDENRESMKKAVESTGGQFFMEEESGTFDQIVTAIEKSSKNQVDAKMIVQEKSKVEWPFVALLIIFVMMTCIGRVIKL
- a CDS encoding AAA family ATPase — protein: MQENTELNREISNEEIQKAVGIINRLFSYYNSKVVGQPGLGYSLLVAMMTNGHVLLESVPGLAKTTAARVMTEAVNGSFSRIQCTPDLIPSDIIGTQMYNMATNTFEDKIGPVYSNFVLLDEINRSSAKTQSAMLEAMQEREVSIGGKTYKLPEVFVVIATQNPIESEGTYVLSEAQLDRFLLKETLTYPNPADEIEILNRVESDVFTNISAVASMEDVLYLQKLCRRVYIDPAIKKYIVDIVQASRNTDKFMDPKLAQYVAMGASTRAAIAFMETAKAVALINGRRYCVPDDVKALRYSVLRHRIMLTFAAVADDIKVEQIIDAIVGAVKTP
- a CDS encoding Na+/H+ antiporter NhaC family protein → MKSSKKNLIAIAVVILIIAVLGIVSIYVDKIPSPSTYATFWALVPSVVAITLALITKEVYSSLFIGIVIGGVFASGFSFTGSISNVLQDGLIAQLSDSYNVGILIFLVILGTIVALMNKAGGSKAFGDWAATHIKTRQGAQLCTVLLGVLIFIDDYFNCLTVGSVMKPVTDKHRISRAKFAYVIDATAAPICIIAPVSSWAAAVSGFVKGEDGFGLFIKAIPYNYYSFLTLAMMIAMIVMKVEFGPMEKHELNALKGDLLSLGDGKKTVTAEETDVVNSNGKVIDLIIPIICLVVCCVIGMIYTGGFFSGTGFVEAFSNSDASVGLAIGSLFGLLITILLYVIRGVLDFSKCMEAIPEGFKAMVPAILILTFAWTLKGTTDMMGAKDFVQNAMESASGSLFSLLPAVIFIVGCLMAFATGTSWGTFGILIPIVCAVFEGKNNELMIVAISACMAGAVCGDHCSPISDTTIMASAGAQCNHVNHVSTQLPYAITAAALSFISYAIVGPLTYRLHVKWFVMLPIFIALMVLFVFILKVIKQKNPESYASADTKVADAE
- a CDS encoding vWA domain-containing protein yields the protein MKIDPIIPIWLMGILCVGMIFLKKRSRIAYVRQIIAIVLVFLINLRIMVPSDNVSSNTQTLDTYVLFVVDDTISMLARDYDGDTERLTAVKKDCGHIIEELDGAKFAVISFNNNANLVAPFTNNSQYAEDVIDSLYPLEQLYAEGTSMNVSIDVMTDTLKRAREKADGSVVVFFISDGEITNEENLKSFKSAAKYVDGGAVLGYGTTEGGNMYMKSSYTGQDELIEDTSSYPRKPAVSVIDEDNLKSIADDMDVKYINMNDASNIDTTINKIKRESASESKDGKVSGYADIYYIFAAMLVLVMIWEFIDIRRKSGELAWRKEQI